A stretch of the Streptomyces venezuelae genome encodes the following:
- a CDS encoding DNA translocase FtsK, giving the protein MASRTSGKGSQSTAGTARARTGRTTAPAKKAAPARKPPAKKAAPAKRAPAKKAAPKPAPSPTNGVLRLVRALWLGLAHAIGAVFRSMGRGAKNLDPAHRKDGLALLLLGLALIVAAGTWSNLHGPVGDLVTMLITGAFGRLDLLVPVLLGVMAVRFIRHPDQADANGRIVIGLSALVIGVLGQVHIACGAPGRGEGTAAMQDAGGLIGWAASKPLIFTMGAPLAVPMLVLLTVFGLLVVTATPVNAIPQRLRRLGIRLGIVQPNEYDELPAGAGEEPLDRRDRHDADQWRARTGRGRAATAADEEAEPDAAAEQEALARRRRPRRGSVQPPLDREMDAVDVAAAAAAALDGAVLGGMPPSPLVADLTQGIAGGRGEAETTAPVPPARAETPVPPVPAAPPTAGTADGAGSFSVPDLTKAPPEAAPPLPPRAEQLQLRGDITYALPSLDLLERGGPGKTRSAANDAVVASLRNVFDEFKVDADVTGFTRGPTVTRYEVTLGAAVKVERIIALTKNIAYAVASPDVRIISPIPGKSAVGIEIPNTDREMVNLGDVLRLADSAEDDHPMLVALGKDVEGGYVMANLAKMPHVLVAGATGSGKSSCINCLITSIMVRATPEDVRMVLVDPKRVELTAYEGIPHLITPIITNPKRAAEALQWVVKEMDLRYDDLAAFGYRHIDDFNKAIRDGKIKLPEGSERELNPYPYLLVIVDELADLMMVAPRDVEDSIVRITQLARAAGIHLVLATQRPSVDVVTGLIKANVPSRLAFATSSLADSRVILDQPGAEKLIGKGDGLFLPMGANKPVRLQGAFVTEEEISGIVRHCKEQMAPVFRDDVTVGQKQKKEIDEEIGDDLDLLCQAAELVVSTQFGSTSMLQRKLRVGFAKAGRLMDLMESRGVVGPSEGSKARDVLVKPDELDGVLAVIRGESHP; this is encoded by the coding sequence ATGGCCTCACGTACGTCCGGCAAGGGTTCCCAGAGCACGGCGGGCACCGCAAGGGCCCGCACCGGCCGTACGACGGCGCCGGCCAAGAAGGCGGCCCCCGCGCGCAAACCGCCCGCGAAGAAGGCGGCGCCCGCGAAGCGCGCGCCGGCGAAAAAGGCCGCGCCCAAGCCGGCCCCGTCCCCGACCAACGGGGTGCTCCGGCTGGTGCGCGCGCTGTGGCTCGGTCTCGCGCACGCGATCGGCGCGGTGTTCCGGAGCATGGGCCGCGGAGCGAAGAACCTCGATCCCGCGCACCGCAAGGACGGCCTCGCGCTGCTCCTGCTCGGTCTCGCGCTGATCGTCGCCGCCGGCACCTGGTCCAATCTGCACGGTCCGGTCGGCGACCTGGTCACCATGCTGATCACGGGTGCCTTCGGGCGGCTCGACCTGCTGGTGCCCGTCCTGCTCGGGGTCATGGCGGTACGTTTCATCCGGCACCCCGACCAGGCCGACGCCAACGGCCGCATCGTGATCGGCCTGTCCGCACTGGTGATCGGAGTGCTCGGGCAGGTCCACATCGCCTGTGGGGCGCCCGGGCGCGGTGAGGGCACCGCCGCCATGCAGGACGCCGGCGGGCTCATCGGCTGGGCCGCCTCCAAACCGCTGATCTTCACCATGGGTGCGCCGCTGGCCGTGCCCATGCTGGTGCTGCTCACCGTCTTCGGCCTGCTGGTGGTCACCGCCACCCCGGTCAATGCCATCCCGCAGCGGCTGCGACGGCTCGGCATCCGGCTGGGCATCGTCCAGCCGAACGAATACGACGAACTGCCCGCCGGGGCAGGGGAGGAACCGCTGGACCGCCGGGACCGGCACGATGCCGACCAGTGGCGGGCCCGTACCGGGCGCGGCCGGGCCGCCACCGCGGCCGACGAGGAAGCCGAGCCGGACGCTGCGGCCGAACAGGAGGCGCTCGCCCGCCGCCGCCGGCCCCGGCGCGGCTCGGTGCAGCCCCCGCTGGACCGCGAGATGGACGCCGTGGATGTCGCCGCGGCGGCTGCCGCCGCGCTGGACGGGGCCGTCCTGGGCGGCATGCCCCCGTCCCCGCTGGTCGCCGACCTCACCCAGGGCATCGCCGGCGGCCGGGGCGAGGCGGAGACCACCGCGCCGGTGCCCCCGGCCCGTGCGGAGACGCCCGTTCCGCCGGTGCCCGCCGCTCCGCCCACCGCGGGCACCGCCGACGGAGCCGGCAGCTTCAGCGTCCCCGACCTCACCAAGGCCCCGCCTGAGGCGGCCCCGCCGCTGCCGCCCCGGGCCGAACAGCTCCAGCTGCGCGGGGACATCACGTACGCACTGCCCTCGCTGGACCTGCTGGAGCGCGGCGGCCCCGGGAAGACCCGCAGCGCCGCCAACGACGCCGTCGTCGCCTCCCTGCGGAACGTGTTCGACGAGTTCAAGGTCGACGCGGACGTCACCGGCTTCACCCGGGGGCCGACGGTCACCCGGTACGAGGTCACCCTGGGCGCGGCGGTCAAGGTCGAGCGGATCATCGCGCTGACCAAGAACATCGCGTACGCCGTGGCCAGCCCCGACGTACGGATCATCAGCCCGATCCCCGGCAAGTCGGCGGTGGGCATCGAAATCCCGAACACCGACCGCGAGATGGTCAACCTGGGCGATGTGCTGCGCCTGGCGGACTCGGCCGAGGACGACCATCCGATGCTGGTGGCGCTCGGCAAGGACGTCGAGGGCGGCTATGTGATGGCCAACCTGGCGAAGATGCCGCATGTGCTGGTGGCCGGCGCCACCGGCTCCGGAAAGTCCTCCTGCATCAACTGCCTGATCACCTCGATCATGGTGCGGGCCACCCCGGAGGACGTGCGGATGGTGCTGGTCGACCCCAAGCGGGTCGAACTGACGGCCTACGAGGGCATTCCGCATCTGATCACGCCGATCATCACCAACCCCAAACGGGCCGCCGAGGCCCTCCAGTGGGTCGTCAAGGAGATGGACCTCCGGTACGACGACCTGGCCGCCTTCGGCTACCGGCACATCGACGACTTCAACAAGGCCATCCGGGACGGCAAGATCAAACTGCCGGAGGGCAGTGAGCGGGAGCTGAACCCGTACCCGTACCTGCTGGTCATCGTCGACGAGCTGGCCGACCTCATGATGGTCGCCCCGCGCGACGTCGAGGACTCGATCGTGCGGATCACCCAGCTGGCCCGCGCGGCCGGCATCCACCTGGTGCTCGCCACCCAGCGGCCCTCGGTGGACGTGGTCACCGGCCTGATCAAGGCCAACGTGCCCTCGCGGCTGGCCTTCGCCACCTCCTCGCTCGCCGACAGCCGCGTCATCCTCGACCAGCCCGGAGCCGAGAAGCTCATCGGCAAGGGCGACGGCCTGTTCCTCCCGATGGGCGCGAACAAGCCGGTCCGGCTCCAGGGCGCGTTCGTCACCGAGGAGGAGATCTCCGGGATCGTCCGGCACTGCAAGGAGCAGATGGCGCCGGTCTTCCGGGACGACGTCACGGTCGGGCAGAAGCAGAAGAAGGAGATCGACGAGGAGATCGGCGACGACCTCGACCTGCTCTGCCAGGCCGCCGAGCTCGTGGTCTCCACCCAGTTCGGTTCCACTTCCATGCTCCAGCGCAAGCTCC
- a CDS encoding response regulator, which yields MVQKAKILLVDDRPENLLALEAILSALDQTLVRASSGEEALKALLTDDFAVILLDVQMPGMDGFETAAHIKRRERTRDIPIIFLTAINHGPHHTFRGYAAGAVDYISKPFDPWVLRAKVSVFVDLYTKNCQLREQAALLRLQLDGSGSNGVESKEAAGLLAELSARLAAVEEQAEALTKQLGEEAAEASVVATAAHLERKLTGLRRALDALEPGAGGGAAVLPAQT from the coding sequence ATGGTGCAGAAGGCCAAGATCCTCCTGGTCGACGACCGGCCGGAGAATCTGCTGGCGCTGGAGGCCATCCTCTCCGCGCTCGATCAGACACTGGTCCGGGCGTCGTCGGGGGAGGAAGCGCTCAAGGCGCTGCTGACGGATGACTTCGCGGTCATCCTGCTGGACGTGCAGATGCCCGGGATGGACGGGTTCGAGACCGCCGCACACATCAAGCGGCGGGAGCGGACCCGCGACATTCCGATCATCTTCCTGACGGCGATCAACCACGGTCCGCACCACACCTTCCGGGGCTATGCCGCGGGGGCGGTGGACTACATCTCCAAGCCCTTCGATCCGTGGGTGCTGCGGGCGAAGGTCTCGGTGTTCGTGGACCTGTACACGAAGAACTGCCAACTGCGTGAGCAGGCGGCCCTGCTGAGGCTGCAGCTGGACGGCAGCGGCTCCAACGGAGTGGAGAGCAAGGAGGCCGCCGGCCTGCTGGCCGAGCTCTCGGCGCGGCTGGCCGCGGTCGAGGAGCAGGCCGAGGCGCTCACCAAGCAGCTCGGCGAGGAAGCGGCCGAGGCATCGGTGGTGGCCACCGCGGCCCATCTGGAGCGCAAACTCACCGGACTGCGGCGGGCGCTGGACGCGCTGGAGCCCGGCGCGGGCGGTGGCGCGGCGGTGCTTCCGGCCCAGACCTGA